The genome window CTGCAAAAAGGGCGTCTGTTTTACGGTGGGTAACCTAACGCCTGTGGCCCGGTGCGAGCAGTTTGCCATAGAAACAAAGGCCAAAGAGATTACCTGTTTTCAGGCGGCAATTGTCAGATTTGATCGTAGCTAATTCACATTAATACTCATTAACCTTGGTTCGGAGTTTGATCCAGTTATCCATTCAAAATCAAAAATACAGGATGTAGGAGGCTTCTATGAAAGGATCCTGCCAAATTTTTGATTTTACGCAACACAGTACTTCTTTTTATTATGCTTACTCGTGGCTGGAAATTTTGAGGCAAGATAGTATCGATATTCACTCGTTCCAGAAAATTACCGCGATACTGAAACTTCTATGTTTCTCAATGAATATTATCTGCCTTGCATTTTGTAAAAAAGTTTCTTAAAATCTTACCTGTAAGATAAAAATTTTAATGGAGATTTCATTATGGCTAACGTATCAACAACAAAAATGTCGTCCAAAGGTCAGGTAGTTATACCTGAAAACATCCGGAAGCAGCTTAATTTGAAAGAAGGTGCTCAATTCGTTGTGCTTGGCGAAAAGGATGTTGTTATTTTGAAAAATATAACCCCACCGGCAATTGATGAATTTGATGATTTAATTGCTACAGCCAGAAAAAAAGCCAGGAAAGCCGGAATAAAAAAATCGGACATCAAGGATGCCATATTAAAAGTTCGAGGCAAAAAGTGAAAATTGTCCTCGATACAAATGTATTTATATCAGGGATTTTTTTCCATGGACCACCTGCCAAAATCGGAGCTGGGAAAATTTTCAACATATTTATAAAGGATTGGCTGATTCCTGGACTATCTTTGATACATCCGGGAAAATACCGGTCATTATAGAAGAATCAGGAAATAATTAATGAAGAAATATAGCAAATACTCAATTCTGGGACTAAAAGCGATTCAACGTGCGGCAGCAAAAGTAGCTGAGGACGCAAGAAAAAATAATTATAAAATACCTGTTTGGCAAAATGGCAAAATTGAATTTGAAGTTCCTGAAATCGTCACGAACCACACTGGTCCTAATGATGATGCCAAAGCCGAGAGAATTTGAGATATTCAAACAGAAAAGACGTTAATCCGGGGCTCTGACCCTATGAAGGCCACCTCAACATATAGTGCTTCCCCTTTTAACCGGATAGCTGCCTCTTTCTTTTTATTTGTATCGTTACAATAAAAACGTAAACTGGATTTCTCAGCAACCCCTGCTTCGCAAAGAATACCTTTCATATTCTTATCTTTCATGATATTTAAGAACATGCAGATTGTAAACATCTCCTGAGGACAAGGGGGCTTCTGTTCACGTCAAATACTTTCTTTTATCTCATAATTCCTGCAATTTAATATATCTGAATAACTTGAAGTCTGTCTTGTAAAGGATCCATGAATTATCCTTAAAATCTAAGATAGAACAACAAATTATGAATACCTTCTATAAATATCGGTCAAAGCCCTGCCGTGTGATCGTAAGGGTGTTTTTCATGCTGATCACGATAGTTGTCCTTGGGACTGTAGGGACTAACACCAGTGCGGACGAAATTAACCCATTGTCAAAACCGTCCGTTCGCGCAGGCTCCGAAATCGATTATCCGCCTTTTTGCACTGTCGATAGAGATGGCCGCGCAACCGGCTTTTCAGTCGAACTGCTCCGTGCTGCGCTCGGTGCCATGGGACGTGATGTCTCTTTCCGCACCGGACCCTGGACACAGGTCCGGAACTGGCTTGAAAAGGGCGAGATTGACGCCCTCCCCTTAGTGGGTCGAACGCCGGAACGGGAATCTGTTTATGACTTTACGTTTCCCTATATGTCCATTCATGGTGCCATCGTGGTTCGGGCGGGTACAACCGATATCCGGGATTTAGGCGATCTTAGAGGGCGGCAGGTTGCTGTCATGCAAGGCGATAATGCCGAGGAGTTTCTGCGACGGGAAGACCGCGGGTTTGAAATTCATACGACACTCACATTTGATGAGGCGTTGCATGATCTTTCCGAGGGCCGCTTTGACGCCGTCGTTATTCAGCGGCTTGTCGCGCTTCGGCTCATACAGGAAAAAGACCTTACGAATTTAGTCGTCGTGAACCAGCCCATCGAAGGATTCCGCCAGGATTTCTGCTTTGCGGTCCGGGAAGGCGACCGGGAGACGCTGGCGCTGTTAAACGAAGGTCTCGCCCTGGTCATGGCTGACGGGACTTATAGTCATCTCCACGCAAAATGGTTCGCCGCTCTGGAACTGCCGACGCATCGACGTATCATCATCGGGGGAGATCAGAACTATCCACCTTATGAATATCTTGATGAGGATGGACGCCCTGCCGGGTACAATGTGGATCTCACACGAGCCATTGCCCGGGCGGTGGACCTCGACATCAAGATTCGCCTTGGCCCCTGGTCGGAAATTCGGGATGCATTGGCGCGGGGCGAAATTGATGCATTGCAAGGCCTGTTCTACTCACCTGAACGCGATTTGACATTCGACTTTACACCACCGCATACGGTAAATGATTGCGTCAGCGTTGTGCGCAAAGGCGAAGGCCTTTCACCGGCCACTGTTTCCGAATTGGCCGGGAAACGCATCGTGGTGCAGAAGGGCGACATTATGCACGATTTTGCGATCGAAAACGGGCTTGGCGATCAGGTTACAGTCGTCGATTCCCAGGAGGATGCCCTGCGTGAATTGTCGGAAGGAAAGCACGATTGTGCCCTTGTGGCCAGGGTGTCCGCCCTGTACTGGATCAAAAAAAATGGCTGGGACAACTTAATCGCCGGCCGGCATCCGTTTCTTTCCCCTGAATACAGTTACGCGGTTCCACAAAATCAGAATAAGGCCCTTCTGGCGCAGCTTGGAGAAGGGCTTAAAGTGATCGATGAAAACGGCGAATACCGGCGCATCTCCGAGAAATGGCTGGGGGTCTATGCGGATTCAACTCCCAATTTTCTCACTGTTTTCCGGTATGTCGCCATGGTCGCCGTCCCTCTGCTATTGGTCGTTTTCGGGTTTTTCTTGTGGTCGTGGTCCTTGCGAAAACAGGTGACGTTTCGGACTGCGGCGTTGCGGGAAAGTGAGAGGCAATACCGGCTTCTTGCCGACAATGTATCCGATATTATCTGGACGATGAACCTGAAACAACGGTTCACCTATGTCAGCCCCTCTGTTGAGAAATTGCTGGGATACACGCCCGAGGAAGCGGTGCAGGTGCCTTTAAAAAATACGTTGACGCCTGAATCATACGCGAAGGTAGCTCAGGTGATAACAAAAGCCATGGCCAGAGACGGAGAAGTCAGGGGCGCAACGGATGTCACGCTATCCCTTGAGCTTGAGCATATTCGAAAAGACGGCGGTACACTCTGGGTTGAAATAACGACTTCTTTTATTCGGGATGAAGACGGTTTGATCTCCGGGTTTATCGGCATCACCCGCGACATCACCGCCCGCAAGCAGGCCGAGGAACAACGGGATAAGCTGATTTCGGATCTTGAAAAAGCCCTCGGCGAGGTCAAAACATTAAGCAAGTTATTGCCCATTTGCTCCCATTGCAAAAATATCCGTGATGACAAGGGGGATTGGAGTAAAATCGAATCATATATTCATAAACATTCTGATACGCAATTCAGCCATGGCATCTGCCCTGAATGTGCGAAAAAGTATTATCCGGATATGAACCTGTATGGAGATGCCGAGTAACGACTTTTGAGACGTTTTCGATAAAATTGAGAAACACCTGGCCCATGACCAGAAAAGGCATATTGAGTTTTGATGCTCTGAGGGAAATCCGCTATCTCTGTGCTCCGTATTCAGCAGATTAAGCGCCAAACCAAAAAAAAGAAACCGGAGGTAAGGGTATGGATATCATGAAAAAGCTCAAAACGGAAACCACGCCAGATCACAAAAGGCTGGAATCCTACCCATACTTCAAGGCACTGGCGGAACATAAGCTTCCTTTGGAATGCTATGTAAACCAGCTCAAGGGTCTTGCCGTCATTCACGGCGTGCTGGAACGTGCACTGGCGGAAGCTGACTGCGAACAAGTGGCGGCTGTCTGGAATGAAAGCCTGAGAAAACTCCCTCTTCTGGCGGAAGACCTTGAATTTTTCAAGCCAAGGATTGAACCGGATTACATGCCGGCCATTGAAGCCGCTCTGGCCATGACGGAAAAGATCCGGATCCGGTCCATTGAAAACCCACTGACATTACTTGGTTACCTTTATGTGTTTGAAGGGTCGACCCTCGGCAACCGCATGCACCAGCCGGATATTACCGCAACATTTCATCTGGAAGGCTTGCCCGGATCCCGTTATTATGCCAGTTATGGAGAACAAGTGTCGGAGAAGTGGCGGCAGTTCAGAGAAACAATGGCGGCCGCGCTGCAAGATGCTGATCTTCATGATCCGATCATCGCTGCTGCCCACGAGGCTTTTTCCGGTCTTGAAAAGCTATACAGCGCCTTGTTTCCCATGGAAAAACAGAAAAAATCCTTTCATGTGACCCGAATCAACCCGGAAGCCGGAAATCATCCCATTCCGGAGGATGAACGGGAAATTACCGCCGCGTTGACAGCCAGCAACCGGGCATGGGCCATGTTTCCTTATTATCAAGCGCGGTATGGAGAACGTGGCAAACGCTTTTCCGACAGCGATACCTCCTGGCTGGTCACCCTGACCCATCTTAATCTTGAAAGCATAGAACAACAAATGAACTGGCTTGTCCGGCTGCTGGCCACCCGGGGCATGCCGTCTATTATGCTTGAAAGAACCATTCAATTACTGCACGAGGAGCTCATAAAAGAAGCTCCCGAAAACAAACCAACCTATGATAGACTGCTCGAGGCCGCTGACATGCTTGCGGAAAAAAGGAGGCAATCTATTTCTGACAAGGAGTTTGCGATTCTTTCCCGTGAATTTGACGACATGGCGGAAATCAAGCTTGCAGAACAATATAAAAATACCGGCTCCTTAATTGTCTCGGCAGTGGCGGATGAACACAGCGGCATTGCAGGCGCAGTTGATGCTATTTGTGATTGGCTGACAGATCCGGGCCGGTTTTCAGAAGAATGGGTCGTTGCCGTCAATCAGGTCATTGAAAAAGCAAAAAAAAGGACTGTATCGTGATAGATGAAAAATTATATCAGGATTATTTTAACGCGCTGCTCGCCGGCCGTCGGGCTGAATGTCGCGATATTACCCAAAGGCTTTTAGACGGCGGGATTGCTGTCAAAATCCTTTATTCCGACCTGTTTCAGCGCAGTATGTATGAAATCGGTGATCTTTGGGAAAACAACCGCATCACCGTTGCCAACGAGCATCTGGCTACATCTGTCACCGAAAGTTTGTTAAACCTTGTCTATCCTGCTGTTTTTGCCACGGACCGGATCGGGAAAAAAGCAGTGATCTCCTGCAGTGCCAATGAATTTCACCAGATCGGCGGGAAAATGGTGGCGGATTTGTTCGAGCTCAACGGCTGGGACGGTCATTTTCTGGGAGCCAACACCCCTCCTGAAGATATGGCCCAATACATTGAGGATGTTCAGCCGGATGTGGTCGGGCTTTCTTTGAGCATCATGTCCAACATAGGGCCCCTCAAGCGCTCTATCGAAATTCTGAAAAGTAATTTTCCCGACATAAATCTGCTGGTGGGCGGACAAGCCTTCCGTTGGGGCGGCGCGAACATCATCAAAAAGTTCAAAAATACGGATTTGATTACCTCCATGGATGACCTGGAAAAAATGATCGCAAACTTCTGATATGGAGGCCTGACATGACGGCAGATGCAAAAAACCACCACAAAATCAGTGACTACATGGAAAAAACAGCGCCAATCCTGTTTTTTCTTCTGTCGAGCGAAGGGCGCATTCTGGATGCCAATCAATTTGCCAAAACCATTGCCCCAACCTCTTTACGCACTGCCAGGTTTGACGATCTGGTGTTGGATTTCAGCGGTAAATTTAGACTGAAATCGTTGACTGACGATGGCGGAAAAGAGCATTTGCTAAGCATCAATACCGCTTCCGGCATGCCCCAGAGTTTTTATTTTTCTTTCGTGCCGGCAGAAAACCATGTGCTGGTGTTCGGCCGCCTGGATACGGATCAAATTGAAAGCATGCGTAAAGAAGTGCTGAGCTTAAACCAGGAATTAAACAACCTGACCCGCCAGCTTCATCAAAAAAACGCGCAGCTGGAAAGGCTGAACCGGGAAAAAAACCAGTTTTTGGGCATGGCGGCCCATGACTTGCGAAAACCCATCGGGCTGGTCATGTCCTATTCCGAATTTCTGATTGATGAAGCAGAAACCCTGGACCCTGAACAGATGCAGTTCCTCCGGACCATCAACGCATCTTCCACGTTCATGAAACGGCTGGTGGATGATTTTTTAGATGTCAGCGCCATTGAAGCCGGAAAGTTTGACCTGGATCCTGCCCGGGCAAGCCTGTTTCAGGTTCTGCAGCAAAGCCTTGAACTGAATCATCTTCAGGCAATGAAAAAAGGGATCGACCTGGAAGTCCGCTGCCATGAAAATATTCCCCTGATTCTTATGGACGCGTCAAAGATCGAACAGGTTATTACCAACCTGGTCTCCAACGCCATTGAGCACACGCCCCCGGCAACACGGGTCACCATTACCCTTTCAACTGATCCGCAATGGATCTCCTTTTCGGTTCAGGATGAAGGAAAAGGCATTCCGGCAGATGAAATGGAAAAAATTTTCAAGCCCTTTGAAAAAACCAGCATCAAAAAATCCGGGGGCGAAAAAAGCACGGGGCTTGGCATGCTCATCTCCCGTAAAATCATTGAAGCGCACAAGGGGCAAATCTGGGTGGAGAGTCCGCCGGGCCGGGGCGCGGCATTTCACTTTACCCTGCCAAAGGCCGATGTTGTGGCATAAATTTCAACAAACGACGAAAAAAACGTGGCGGAAAAACAAAAATGGATATCAATATCATTGACCCCGACCAAATCAACCCGGAACCCACCAACCAAGACATCAAAATCCTGGTGGCAGATGATGATCCGGAGATACTTTTTGCCACCGCCCGGGTGATCAAAAAAGCGGGGTATCAGACCTACACGGCGGATTCCGGCAAAAAAGCCATGGAAGCAGTCAAAACCATCATCCCGGACCTGATTTTACTGGATGTGGTCATGCCGGATGCGGAAGGGCCGGATCTGTGCCGCCGGATCAAGGATGACCCGAAACTGAAAGGGATTTACGTGCTGCTGACTTCCGGTGCCCGGGTAAAATCCGATCAACAGGCCGATGGCCTGGATTCCGGGGCGGACGGTTATATTGCCCGGCCTTTGTCCAACCGGGAACTGCTCTCCCGGGTCAACTCCATGGTGCGGATTTTGCGCGCGGAGCGGGTCCGGGACCTCCTCATCGTTGAGTTAAAAAAAGCCCTGGCTGAAATCAAAACCTTAAGCGGCCTGCTGCCCATCTGCTCTCACTGCAAACAGGTCAGAGATGACAAAGGCTACTGGAGCCAGATCGAATCCTATATCAGTGCGCATTCGGATGCACACTTCAGCCACAGCATCTGCCCGGAATGTGCCAAAAAGCATTATCCGGAATTTGATCTTTATGATTGACCGTGACCTCCTTATTAAAAGGTTATATATTTCGCCGCAACCCGGTTATCTTTCATAAGTATAACATGACAAAACAATGGTGAAGCTTTCAGGACGCCTGACAATGCTGTATTTTTTGGCAAGCATTGTGCACTCTTGCCCTATACCGGGTCAATATGCCTATCTCGGCCCTATCGCTTTGCGCACTTTGATCGCTAATTCCTGCATCGAAAACGGTTTCTGGATGAATTGAACGCCTTCATCGATCACCCCTTTATGGGCAATCACATCAGCCGTATAGCCCGACATGTATAAAATTTTGAGTCCGGGCCGGCTCATGGCCATTTGCGAGGCCAGATCCCGCCCATTCATCTCCGGCATAATCACGTCGGTGATGAGCAAATGGATTGTTCCATTATATGTTTCGGATAGCTGCAATGCCGCGGATGGATTTCCAGCAGTCCAAACGGTGTAACCCAGCCTTTCGAGGATCTGTCTGGACATTTGGAGCACCGGTATTTCATCTTCGACGATCAGGATGGTTTCCGTTCCCGGGGGTAATTGCCGTGTGGGTGTGGATTCTTTTGCGGGCTCCAAAGCGGGTTCTTCCGCTGCATGGCGGGGCAGGTATATTTTAACAGTCGTTCCCTGTCCGGATTCGCTGTCTACATTGATAAAGCCGTTGTGCTGTTTGACAATGCCGTATATCATAGCCAGGCCGAGTCCGGTTCCTTTCCCGATCTCTTTGGTGGTAAAAAACGGTTCAAACAGATTGGCCAGCGTCTCCTTGTCCATGCCCGAACCATCATCGCTTACGGAAAGCATGACGTATTGTCCGGGAACAAAATAAGGATAAAGTGTACAATAATTTTCATCAACCTCGACATTGTTTGTTTCTATTTTAATTTTGCCCACATCGGCAATTGCATCCCGCGCATTGACGGCAAGATTGGTCATGGTCTGGTCCGCCTGGGAGGGGTCTAATTTTACCGGCCAGAGGTTGTTGCCCGGGTGCCACACAAGCTCAATATTTTCGCCGATCAAGCGTTGCAGCATTTTCAGCATGCCGGAAATGGTGTCATTTAAATCGAGCTGCACCGGATTGATGGTCTGCTGCCGGGCAAAAGCCATTAGCTGCCGGACGATGTCGGCGGATTTTTTTCCAGCGGTGTATATTTCCCGGATCGTTTCGCGGAGGGGATCTGACGGGTCCATCATGCCGATGGCCATTTCGGCATATCCGTTTATAACGGTAAGTTTGTTGTTAAAATCGTGGGCCACGCCGCCTGCCAGGCGTCCGACGGATTCCATTTTCTGGGCCTGGTTGAGCTGGGCCTGGAGTTTTTCACGATCTTGCTCCGCCCGCTTGCGCTCGGTGATGTCGATCAACACCACGTGGCAGACGGGCGCGCCGTCTTTCGCTTGAGCGGCGGTTCCCGTCAGATGGCCCCAGAAGAATCTGCCGTCCGGTTTGAGCAGACGCAGTTCGCATTCCTGCGACTCGCCCGTCTCAAAAAGTTTCTTGTGGTGCAGGTAGTAGATATCCTGGTCCTCTTTGAGGATGAAGCGGCTAATCGGCTGCTTAACCAGAGCGGCGCGAGCCGTGTCCAACAAGACGGCGGCGGTTAGGTTGGCTTCCTGGATCAGTCCTTTTTCGCTTAAAGTATAATAACCCACCGGGGCCAGGTCATAGAGGTCGAAATAGCGCGCCCGCGATTCTTCGATCTCCGCCTGTGCCTTGCGAAGCTCTTCATTCTGCATCTCCAGCTCGATCTGGTGCACCCGCAGTTCGTGAAGCGTTTCACGGATTTCTTCAGGCGAGAGGGCCGCGATGTCTTGTAGTGTCCGGTCGGTCCGTTTCCGGGCAAGTGCTTCGGCCTCCTGTCGTAGATCCGCAGCGCCTTTGGGGCGGTTCTCCTTGTTTGTCATGGGTTATCCCCTTCATTTGAAGATGGCAAAGTCCCGTTTGTTCCGGAATCCGTCCGCTCCCCGCCCTGTTGCCCGGAAACATCCAGCTGGGCGCAGGTGATCCCGACCACGGCGCCGGCGGCATCGTGCAGTGGTTCGACGGTCAGGTCATAGTCAACAGTCTTGCCTGCAATGGTAAGCCGGACGTTTTGCCGCGTGCCTTTTCCGCTTTCCAGCACCTTTTGCTTGATAGCCGTCAGTGCGGCGGCATCCTGTTCCCCCAGAAGGTCGGCGTCGGTCTTGCCGATAATCTCTTCCGCTGCAAATCCCAAATTCGGGTTTTGAATCCAAGTGTAGCTAAGGCGTACGTCCTGAGTGAAAACACAAATGGAAGCAACGCTGAGGGCGACCCGCAGCCGCTCCTTGTTTGCCCGCAACACCTCGCGAAGCTTTCGCGACTCCGTGATATCCACAAAGGTGAGTACCGCGCCCTCGATGACGTTATTCAGGGTGCGGTAAGGCTGAATGTGCATGCGGTACCAAAACCCCTCGGCGGTCTGAACCTCGGCCTCCTTGGGAACCAGGGTGTCGAGCACTTCCTGCGTGTCTTCCTTCAGGTTGCTGTAGCCGGGCAGGTTGGAGACGATGTGGGATACCGGCCTGCCGATGTCGCTCTGGATCAGGTTGATAATCTTGGTGGCGGAGGGGGTAAAACGCAGGATGCGAAGTTGGTGATCCACAAAGACGGTGGCTATGCCGGTGCCGGCCAGCAGATTGTTCATGTCGTTGTTGGCCAGTGACAGGGCAGCCACCTTGGCCTCCAGCTCGGAGTTGACCGTAGACAGTTCCTCGTTCACCGATTGCAGCTCCTCTTTGGAGGTTTCAAGCTCCTCGTTGGTGGACTGCAGTTCTTCGTTTATGGACTGCATCTCTTCGTTGGAGGATTTTAACTCTTCATTGGAGGTCTCCAGTTCTTCGGTGGTGGACTGGAGATACTCCTCCTTGGCCCGCAGCTCCTGCTTGAGTTCGGCGATACGGGTGTCGGCATTTTCACTGTCTGTTTCTGATGACGGTTTGTTCTCCTGTCCATCAGGCAATGATAATTTATCACTGACCAGGGGCTCCTGATTCTGCGCCAGAATAACCAGATACAAGGAGGGATCGGGCGAGGCGGCAGGAGCGGCGGCCACGGGTCGGACAGTCAGGTTGACGGTGGTAACGTCGCCGTTGGTCTTGACCCGCAGTCCCGGGCAGCGAACGGTTGCCCCGGTCCCCGCGGCTTTGCGCAGTGTGATAGCCAGGTCGCGATGCAGCCCTTCCCGGGCCATCTTCAAAATATTGTAGATCCCGCTCTCCCCGGGGGCAGGTTCCAGGTACAGGCCGGTGCGGCCGTGGAGGTAGAGAATATCGCCCTGGGCGTTGACCAGAGCCCCTGCCTGGACGATCTCCTGCAGCAGGGTTTGTTCGGTCAGCTCCCGCAGCGATAGTTTCCCGGTATGGGCGGTCTTTTCGGCGGTACGCGGGGATTTTGTATCCGGGGCCGTCATGGGCGGCAAAAATTGATCCGGTCCCGGGCGCTGGGCGCTTGCGAGATCGTCCTTGCGCCGATACAGTTTCCGCTTGCGGTCCAGCGTGGAAAAAAGGTTCTGAAATTCGCCCACGGTTTCAGAGGTGCCAAGAAAAAGAAACCCGCCCGGGTTCAAAGCATAGTGAAAGAGGGGAATGAGCTTTTTCTGCAGTTCCCCGCCCATGTAGATGAGCAGGTTGCGGCAACTGATCAGGTCCAGCCTGGAGAAAGGCGGGTCCTTGATCACGTCCTGCTCGGAGAAGACCAGCATGTCGCGGATGCTCTTTTGGATGCGAAATGAGCTGTCTCCGGGTTCGGGCGAAAAGAACCGCGCCAGCCGTTCCGGCGTTAGATCAGTGGCGATGGAGGCCGGATAAATGCCGGCACGGGCTGTGGCAATGGCATGACTGTCAATGTCCGTGGCAAAGATCTGCACCTTGAAATTCTGCTTCAGGGCCTCCTGGCGCTCGGCCAGCAGGATGGCAAGGGAATAGGCCTCGTCGCCGGTAGAGCACCCGGGCACCCAGATCCGAATTTCGGCATCCGCGTGACTGGCGGCAAAGAGCTTGGGGATGATCTGCTCTTCCAGGGCGCTGAAGGCTTCGGGGTCGCGGAAAAAACTGGTCACGCCGATCAGCATATCGCGAAACAGCGCATCCACCTCCTGGGGTGCCTGCTGGATGAACTTGACATAACCGTCCATGCTTTCGATTTGATGCACGGCCATGCGCCGTTCGATGCGGCGTTGGATTGTCGAGGGCTTATACTGAGAAAAATCGTGGCCGGTCTGGGTGCGCAGCAGAACCAATATCTTTTTCAGGGCATTCTCGGCCTTGGGCGTCGGGGTCACTGGCCGGGGGGGCTTGCCGAAGGCATGGGTTACATAGACGACGAGTTGGGCTGGCATTTCGGCCGGGGGCAGTTCGTAATCCACGAGCCCCGTGCTGATGGCGCTGCGCGGCATACCGTCGTGTTCGGCGGACTCAGGGTTCTGGACCATTACCATGCCGCCCTCGCCTTTGATGGCCCGCACCCCCAGACTGCCGTCGCTGCCGGTGCCCGAAAGCACAACGCCGATGGCCCGCTCATGCTGGTCATCGGCCAGGGACCGGAAAAAGAAATCAATGGGCAGACGCCGGCCACGCGGTTCAGCCGGCTCCAGCAGTTGCAGCGCACCGTTCATTAACGACATGTCGCGGCCCGGTGGGATGATATAAGCACAATTAGGCTGAACCTCCATACCGTCCTCGACCTCAAAGACCTGCATACGCGTGTATCGCCGGATCAGATCGGTCAGGATGCTCTTATGGTCCGGTGCCAGGTGCTGGACCAGCACAAAGGCCATGCCGGGATCAACGTCCGCGGGCATGCCGGAAAAGAAGGCCTCAAACGCCGCCAGCCCCCCGGCCGAAGCGCCGATGCCCACGATGGGGAAGCTGCCGGCTGTCTGGTCCGTCGCTGTCCGGTCCGTCTTTGACTGCTCGTCAACGGCGCTGCCGGAGTGCTCCGGCGGCGTGAAGGTTTTTGTTTTCCCCTGGTGCGTTACGGCCGGCTTGTTCCTGTCTTTTTTTCTCTCTGTCATGGCAATCTCTTCCATTTGAATGGGCAGGGTCTTTTCTGACACCAAAGATAATTGGGAATGCAGACTACGGCTATGCCCCGGCAGTATTGTGAATTTCAGCCCGGAGCACATTGGTGGTTTCAATGTACATATTTCAAGATGCCCGGGGATACTGCATTTGCAGGCAAGAAGTCTACACTCGTACCCCATGATAGGTCATATGCCTACTCCTGCTCAATCGCCTCCCTCACTTTAACCGCAAGATCATTGAACGAGAATGGCTTCTAAATGAATTGAACTCCTTCATCAAGAACCCCGTGATGGACGATCACATTTGCGGTGTAGCCGGATATGAACAACACCTTGATATCTGAATGGTTACGGATGCTTTTTGGTTTTTCGTGGCCAATACGGTTTGGCAGCCAGCACCGCAGGAGCACAGCCACGACACCGAGTGCCGTCGGAGGTCAGCCTGCGGCGGGCAGGATAAACCAGAAGATGCTGCCTTTACCGACCTCGCTGTCCACGCCGATCCGCCCGCCTTGGGCCTCGACTGCGAGTTTGCAGAACGTCAATCCAAGCCCAGTGGAATACTTGTGCCCTTCCTTGCTTGTCGTCATCTGACCGAACTTGTCAAAGATGCGTTCGTAATACTCCGGGGGGATGCCCGGGCCGTTGTCGCAGAACGTGACCCCGACGCCCTCCGATATGCGATTCAGGTCGATACGCACTTCGCCGCCGCTTCCGGTGAACTTGACGGCGTTGGCGATCAGATTGCCAACGACCCGCCGGACGACCTCGGGATCACAGACGGCAACCACTGCGTCAGCTGGCCGCTCGAACAGGACTGTCGAATCGTTGACGAGCGCGCCCAGC of Desulfobacterales bacterium contains these proteins:
- a CDS encoding chemotaxis protein CheB: MTERKKDRNKPAVTHQGKTKTFTPPEHSGSAVDEQSKTDRTATDQTAGSFPIVGIGASAGGLAAFEAFFSGMPADVDPGMAFVLVQHLAPDHKSILTDLIRRYTRMQVFEVEDGMEVQPNCAYIIPPGRDMSLMNGALQLLEPAEPRGRRLPIDFFFRSLADDQHERAIGVVLSGTGSDGSLGVRAIKGEGGMVMVQNPESAEHDGMPRSAISTGLVDYELPPAEMPAQLVVYVTHAFGKPPRPVTPTPKAENALKKILVLLRTQTGHDFSQYKPSTIQRRIERRMAVHQIESMDGYVKFIQQAPQEVDALFRDMLIGVTSFFRDPEAFSALEEQIIPKLFAASHADAEIRIWVPGCSTGDEAYSLAILLAERQEALKQNFKVQIFATDIDSHAIATARAGIYPASIATDLTPERLARFFSPEPGDSSFRIQKSIRDMLVFSEQDVIKDPPFSRLDLISCRNLLIYMGGELQKKLIPLFHYALNPGGFLFLGTSETVGEFQNLFSTLDRKRKLYRRKDDLASAQRPGPDQFLPPMTAPDTKSPRTAEKTAHTGKLSLRELTEQTLLQEIVQAGALVNAQGDILYLHGRTGLYLEPAPGESGIYNILKMAREGLHRDLAITLRKAAGTGATVRCPGLRVKTNGDVTTVNLTVRPVAAAPAASPDPSLYLVILAQNQEPLVSDKLSLPDGQENKPSSETDSENADTRIAELKQELRAKEEYLQSTTEELETSNEELKSSNEEMQSINEELQSTNEELETSKEELQSVNEELSTVNSELEAKVAALSLANNDMNNLLAGTGIATVFVDHQLRILRFTPSATKIINLIQSDIGRPVSHIVSNLPGYSNLKEDTQEVLDTLVPKEAEVQTAEGFWYRMHIQPYRTLNNVIEGAVLTFVDITESRKLREVLRANKERLRVALSVASICVFTQDVRLSYTWIQNPNLGFAAEEIIGKTDADLLGEQDAAALTAIKQKVLESGKGTRQNVRLTIAGKTVDYDLTVEPLHDAAGAVVGITCAQLDVSGQQGGERTDSGTNGTLPSSNEGDNP
- a CDS encoding ATP-binding protein, which produces MTNKENRPKGAADLRQEAEALARKRTDRTLQDIAALSPEEIRETLHELRVHQIELEMQNEELRKAQAEIEESRARYFDLYDLAPVGYYTLSEKGLIQEANLTAAVLLDTARAALVKQPISRFILKEDQDIYYLHHKKLFETGESQECELRLLKPDGRFFWGHLTGTAAQAKDGAPVCHVVLIDITERKRAEQDREKLQAQLNQAQKMESVGRLAGGVAHDFNNKLTVINGYAEMAIGMMDPSDPLRETIREIYTAGKKSADIVRQLMAFARQQTINPVQLDLNDTISGMLKMLQRLIGENIELVWHPGNNLWPVKLDPSQADQTMTNLAVNARDAIADVGKIKIETNNVEVDENYCTLYPYFVPGQYVMLSVSDDGSGMDKETLANLFEPFFTTKEIGKGTGLGLAMIYGIVKQHNGFINVDSESGQGTTVKIYLPRHAAEEPALEPAKESTPTRQLPPGTETILIVEDEIPVLQMSRQILERLGYTVWTAGNPSAALQLSETYNGTIHLLITDVIMPEMNGRDLASQMAMSRPGLKILYMSGYTADVIAHKGVIDEGVQFIQKPFSMQELAIKVRKAIGPR